The genomic region TCTTCTTGATATTGAACGTAACGACGAATCATATCTTCATTGAGACCAACGGTATTGACAAAATAACCACGAGACCAAAAATGATTCCCCCAATAAGGTTTTTGCTTTAATT from Bacteroidales bacterium harbors:
- a CDS encoding transposase — its product is LKQKPYWGNHFWSRGYFVNTVGLNEDMIRRYVQYQEEQDKKEENGSQNFTLFD